A stretch of the Actinomycetota bacterium genome encodes the following:
- a CDS encoding DsrE family protein, with protein sequence MKVAYVLATPSAAAYKLGQMILPQLEEDGHGADVVGIFFFDDNNWVLRKGDPLGERLARQASERGILLMMCDRCAIARGLAEGEPGDCKPTNVVDGVQVGCFPDLYAALAAAPPDHVITL encoded by the coding sequence ATGAAGGTCGCATACGTGTTGGCCACGCCGAGCGCCGCGGCGTACAAGCTCGGACAGATGATCCTCCCGCAGCTGGAGGAGGACGGCCACGGCGCCGATGTCGTCGGCATCTTCTTCTTCGACGACAACAACTGGGTGCTGCGCAAGGGTGACCCGCTGGGGGAGCGCCTGGCCCGGCAGGCGTCGGAACGCGGGATCCTGCTGATGATGTGCGACCGTTGCGCGATCGCCCGCGGCCTGGCCGAAGGTGAGCCCGGCGACTGCAAACCGACGAACGTGGTCGACGGCGTACAGGTCGGCTGCTTCCCGGACCTGTACGCGGCGTTGGCGGCCGCTCCGCCCGACCACGTCATCACGCTCTGA